One segment of Primulina tabacum isolate GXHZ01 chromosome 6, ASM2559414v2, whole genome shotgun sequence DNA contains the following:
- the LOC142550012 gene encoding uncharacterized protein LOC142550012, with translation MASRPPRQNRNPRYANNNHANEEDNGPLPGFSLNQAYLMAIATIVATTPQGLVNLNVNQPPPPPPQHRIKFHYESLHKNRCPTFSGTADLEVSQSWLKRQWWEAISPAMIAAGPITWQHFREAFLKQYYPADVRLQKLSEFENFIQALDMSVVEYTSQFNALGSYVPEIMADEVLKLHRFKKGLNSRIQSALAVYQPANFSDPMGAAIRAEDDIHRREGKNRNKQPLNSQSSRGRLMFKRPNQSGGPPSGLSPATSYQGLKSCLICGFRHAGECRRASGVCFGYGKSGHIIIECPTAVNRSAGPNKGTGPIVGAGPSKPNEDKPNARVFAMTQEEEDDANEVVSGTILIQKVSAYALFDCGATHSFMSKRFAKKLGCKPEKLTEPFRIATPTSRAIETHEIYRDCKISIDNQTFSSDLMQLIMVDFNIILGMDWLARKNAIVDCKGKKVKL, from the exons ATGGCCAGTAGACCTCCGAGACAAAACCGCAACCCCCGCTATGCTAACAACAACCATGCCAACGAGGAGGACAATGGACCTCTTCCTGGGTTCAGTCTTAACCAAGCAtacttgatggctatagccactaTCGTGGCAACGACACCGCAAGGGTTAGTAAACCTGAATGTCAATcagccaccaccacctccaccacagCACAGAATCAAGTTCCACTATGAATCCCTCCACAAGAACAGGTGTCCAACCTTCAGTGGGACTGCTGACCTTGAAGTTAGCCAGAGCTGGCTGAAAAG GCAATGGTGGGAAGCAATCTCGCCAGCCATGATAGCTGCGGGACCAATCACATGGCAGCATTTTCGAGAAGCTTTTCTGAAACAATATTATCCAGCCGATGTCAGACtgcaaaaattgagtgagtttgaaaatttCATTCAAGCTCTGGATATGTCAGTTGTGGAATACACCTCTCAGTTCAATGCCCTTGGATCTTATGTTCCAGAAATCATGGCAGATGAAGTCCTAAAATTGCATCGTTTTAAGAAGGGGTTGAACAGCAGGATCCAATCAGCTCTAGCAGTCTACCAACCTGCAAACTTTTCAGACCCGATGGGTGCGGCTATCCGAGCCGAAGATGACATTCATCGAAGAGAAGGGAAAAACAGAAACAAGCAACCTCTTAACAGCCAGTCTTCTCGAGGAAGACTAATGTTCAAAAGGCCCAATCAGTCAGGTGGACCTCCCTCAGGGCTATCCCCCGCCACTAGCTATCAAGGACTCAAGTCATGCCTAATATGTGGCTTCAGACACGCCGGGGAATGCCGAAGGGCCAGCGGTGTATGCTTTGGATATGGGAAATCAGGACATATAATTATAGAGTGTCCTACCGCCGTCAATCGATCAGCAGGGCCGAACAAAGGAACTGGACCAATTGTGGGAGCAGGCCCTAGTAAACCAAATGAGGACAAACCTAACGCCAGGGTCTTTGCCATGACTCAGGAAGAGGAAGACGACGCAAATGAAGTCGTGTCAGGTACCATCCTAATTCAAAAAGTGTCTGCTTATGCGTTATTTGACTGTGGTGCTACACATTCCtttatgtctaagagatttgctaAGAAGTTAGGATGTAAACCCGAGAAACTAACTGAGCCCTTTCGAATAGCCACACCTACAAGTAGGGCCATTGAAACTCACGAAATTTACAGAGATTGTAAAATTAGTATTGATAACCAGACTTTTAGCTCCGACTTGATGCAGTTGATCATGGTCGACTTCAACATCATcttaggaatggattggttagcaagaAAAAATGCTATAGTGGATTGTAAAGGAAAGAAGGTCAAACTTTGA